A window of the Diceros bicornis minor isolate mBicDic1 chromosome 28, mDicBic1.mat.cur, whole genome shotgun sequence genome harbors these coding sequences:
- the LOC131393781 gene encoding cylicin-2-like, translated as MATPRFQKVNFGSYDNYIPVSELNRKSWNQQYFALAFPKPPRPGRKRRSMPSQLRDNRIPEHDQGKLRGLRKQPLWMHHSVMTISDPSAYLAARTQPTAKSTRRPREDAGVAEIGTKGEKDIAKTDAKKDKKGSKKGKESATESEDEKKDAKKGSKKDKKDSKEGKESATESEDEKKDAKKDAKKDKKEAKKGKEPARESEDEKKDAKKDAKQDKKEAKKGKEPATESEGEKKDAKKDKEEKKDTKKPSDKGDESKDKKDVKGKGSKKEKKDEKKPGKTDSKSKDEAKKDAKKETETDSADAKKDAKKDAKKDTKKDAKKDAKKEAKKGK; from the exons ATGGCTACACCAAGATT CCAGAAAGTCAACTTTGGGAGCTATGATAATTATATTCCAG TCAGTGAATTAAACAGAAAATCATGGAATCAGCAATACTTTGCCCTGGCATTTCCCAAACCGCCAcggccaggaagaaaaaggagatcaATGCCTTCCCAATTACGAGACAATAGAATTCCT GAACATGATCAAGGCAAATTAAGGGGACTTCGTAAACAACCATTATGGATGCACCATTCTGTAATGACAATTTCCGATCCATCTGCTTATTTAGCTGCCAGGACGCAGCCTACAGCTAAATCAACTCGTCGCCCCAGGGAAGATGCTGGAGTAGCAG AAATAGGAACTAAAGGCGAAAAAGACATTGCAAAAACAGACGCCAAAAAAGACAAGAAGGGTTCAAAGAAGGGCAAGGAGTCAGCTACCGAATCTGAAGATGAGAAAAAGGATGCAAAGAAAGGTTccaaaaaagataagaaagattCAAAGGAGGGCAAGGAGTCAGCCACAGAATCCGAAGATGAGAAAAAAGATGCAAAGAAAGATGccaaaaaagataagaaagaagcaaagaaggGCAAGGAGCCAGCTAGAGAATCCGAAGATGAGAAAAAGGATGCAAAGAAAGATGCCAAACAAGataagaaagaagcaaagaaggGCAAGGAGCCAGCTACAGAATCCGAAGGTGAAAAAAAGGATGCAAAGAAGGataaggaggagaaaaaagacacaaagaaacccAGTGATAAGGGTGATGAATCAAAGGACAAGAAAGATGTAAAGGGGAAGgggagtaaaaaagaaaagaaagatgaaaagaagCCCGGTAAGACAGATAGCAAATCAAAGGACGAGGCCAAGAAAGATGCCAAAAAAGAAACTGAGACAGATTCTGCTGATGCAAAGAAGGATGCAAAGAAAGATGCAAAGAAAGATACAAAGAAGGATGCAAAGAAGGATGCaaagaaggaagcaaagaagggCAAGTAG